One region of Priestia megaterium genomic DNA includes:
- the pdxT gene encoding pyridoxal 5'-phosphate synthase glutaminase subunit PdxT yields MVKVGVLGLQGAFREHAQALEAAGAEAIIIKKVEQLDEIDGLILPGGESTAMRRLIDKYDFMEPLRQFAQAGKPVFGTCAGLILLAGQVVDREEPHLGVMDITVARNSFGRQRDSFEAALNIKDIGEDFIGVFIRAPHIVEVGENVEVLAMHNDRIVAARQGQFLGCSFHPELTDDARMAQYFVAMVEEASKKPV; encoded by the coding sequence ATGGTAAAAGTAGGCGTGTTAGGATTACAAGGTGCCTTTCGCGAGCATGCACAAGCATTAGAAGCAGCAGGCGCTGAAGCCATTATCATTAAAAAAGTTGAACAGCTAGACGAAATAGATGGTTTAATCCTACCGGGCGGCGAAAGCACAGCGATGCGTCGTCTGATTGACAAGTATGACTTTATGGAACCTCTTCGCCAGTTTGCACAAGCAGGTAAACCGGTGTTTGGTACGTGTGCGGGTTTAATTTTACTTGCAGGACAAGTTGTTGACCGTGAAGAGCCCCATTTAGGTGTTATGGATATTACGGTAGCTCGAAATTCATTTGGGCGCCAACGAGATAGCTTTGAAGCTGCTCTAAATATTAAAGATATTGGTGAAGATTTTATAGGCGTATTTATCCGTGCTCCGCATATTGTAGAAGTAGGAGAAAACGTTGAAGTCTTGGCAATGCATAACGACCGAATTGTTGCAGCAAGACAAGGTCAATTCTTGGGATGTTCGTTTCATCCAGAATTAACAGATGATGCTCGCATGGCTCAGTATTTTGTAGCAATGGTTGAAGAAGCTTCGAAAAAACCTGTATAA
- a CDS encoding serine hydrolase, producing MRNAVQKQLICVIAVMLMASVFFVSTQASAASKTDDIGVEADAAILVEASTGKVLYGKNTDALLGIASMTKMMTEYLVLESIKDKKLSWDQRVPVSKYAAKISQDYGLSNVPLIENQKYTVKELYDAMAIYSANGAAIALAEAVSGSEEGFIKLMNETAKKLNMGESKFVNSTGLSNSLLKGMYPKGTKEEDENLLSARAVATLAYHLIHDYPESLEVAKTPSKMFRQGQQGETKMNNWNKMLPGFSAAYSGVDGLKTGHTDFAGQCFTGTAERNGVRYITVVMNAKENGKSTEAARFSQTKKILDYAFSHFQLKEVVPANGEIKGHETIDVAKGKSKEASVSPKNSVKIITEKGQKDHTKINFKLNDKVMNDQKVVAPIKKGETVAYVSATNSNLKDLGYVGGQTTDSMTPVVTNESVEKAGWFSLAIRSIGNFFSDIWMNAANTVNNWF from the coding sequence GTGAGAAACGCAGTACAGAAACAATTAATTTGTGTCATTGCTGTTATGTTAATGGCCAGCGTATTTTTTGTCTCTACACAAGCATCAGCTGCTTCTAAAACAGATGATATTGGCGTTGAAGCAGACGCAGCCATTTTAGTAGAGGCAAGTACGGGGAAAGTGCTATACGGGAAAAATACGGATGCTTTATTAGGTATTGCAAGCATGACAAAAATGATGACGGAATACCTAGTATTAGAATCCATAAAAGATAAGAAATTATCTTGGGATCAACGTGTGCCAGTTAGTAAATATGCAGCTAAAATTTCTCAGGATTATGGATTATCAAATGTACCATTAATCGAAAACCAAAAATATACGGTAAAAGAATTATATGATGCCATGGCTATTTATTCAGCTAATGGAGCAGCCATTGCTTTAGCTGAAGCTGTCAGTGGTTCTGAAGAAGGTTTCATTAAGTTAATGAATGAAACAGCAAAAAAATTAAATATGGGTGAATCAAAATTTGTCAATTCTACAGGTCTTTCTAATTCCTTGTTAAAAGGGATGTATCCAAAAGGAACAAAGGAAGAAGATGAGAACCTCCTATCTGCTCGGGCAGTTGCTACTCTTGCTTATCACTTGATTCATGATTATCCAGAATCTTTGGAAGTAGCCAAAACTCCTTCCAAGATGTTTAGACAAGGGCAACAAGGCGAAACAAAAATGAACAATTGGAATAAGATGCTCCCTGGTTTTTCAGCTGCATACAGCGGCGTAGACGGCTTAAAAACTGGTCATACAGATTTTGCAGGTCAATGTTTCACTGGAACTGCAGAGCGTAACGGGGTAAGATACATAACAGTTGTAATGAATGCCAAGGAAAACGGCAAGTCTACAGAAGCTGCTCGTTTTTCTCAAACGAAAAAGATATTGGACTATGCTTTTAGTCATTTTCAGTTAAAAGAAGTAGTGCCTGCTAACGGCGAGATTAAAGGGCATGAAACAATTGATGTTGCTAAAGGAAAATCAAAAGAAGCTTCCGTTTCTCCAAAGAATTCGGTAAAAATTATTACCGAAAAAGGTCAAAAAGATCATACTAAAATCAACTTTAAGTTAAACGATAAAGTTATGAACGATCAAAAAGTTGTTGCTCCTATTAAAAAAGGAGAAACAGTTGCTTATGTAAGTGCAACAAACAGCAATCTTAAAGATCTAGGCTATGTAGGAGGCCAAACTACAGATAGCATGACGCCGGTCGTGACAAACGAATCTGTTGAAAAAGCTGGATGGTTCTCTCTCGCTATCCGCAGTATTGGCAACTTCTTCAGCGATATTTGGATGAATGCTGCAAATACAGTGAATAACTGGTTTTAA
- a CDS encoding cysteine hydrolase family protein, with amino-acid sequence MKNAKTALIIIDMLNDFQFKNGKVLAEKSLIIAQNIAELKQYASSQHIPIIYVNDHYKLWQANLETILTHCTNEVSSPILHHISPQNADYFLIKPKHSIFYGTALNILLSQLDVHTLILTGIAGNICVLFSANDAYMREYNLIVPEDCIASNADEDNTFALRMMHNVLNARICKHTELMN; translated from the coding sequence GTGAAGAATGCTAAAACTGCTTTAATTATTATTGATATGCTAAACGATTTTCAATTCAAAAACGGCAAAGTACTTGCTGAAAAATCTTTAATAATCGCTCAAAATATTGCCGAATTAAAACAATATGCCTCGTCTCAACATATCCCTATTATTTACGTCAATGACCACTATAAGCTATGGCAAGCAAACTTAGAAACCATTTTAACACACTGCACAAATGAGGTAAGTTCACCCATTCTACATCACATTTCACCACAGAACGCTGATTACTTTTTAATTAAACCAAAGCATTCTATTTTCTATGGAACAGCTTTAAATATTTTGCTATCACAGCTCGATGTGCATACACTTATTTTAACAGGAATTGCGGGAAATATATGCGTGCTTTTTTCAGCCAACGATGCTTATATGCGTGAGTATAATTTAATTGTGCCTGAAGATTGTATTGCTTCAAACGCAGATGAAGACAATACCTTTGCTTTAAGAATGATGCATAACGTATTAAATGCTCGTATTTGCAAACATACTGAGTTGATGAATTAA
- the tadA gene encoding tRNA adenosine(34) deaminase TadA — protein sequence MLNDEKYMRLAIDEALKAKDKLEVPIGAVIVQNDEVIAAAYNLRETEQRSVAHAELLAIDEACKKLGTWRLEDATLYVTLEPCPMCAGAIVLSRVKRVVFGAYDPKGGCAGTLLNLLEFEKFNHQAEVVGGMLEEECGSLLTTFFRELRQRKKAGK from the coding sequence GTGTTAAATGATGAAAAGTATATGAGGTTGGCAATTGATGAAGCATTAAAAGCTAAAGATAAATTAGAGGTTCCTATTGGAGCAGTTATTGTTCAAAATGATGAGGTGATTGCTGCAGCTTATAACTTACGAGAAACAGAACAGCGATCAGTTGCTCATGCGGAACTTTTAGCCATTGATGAAGCATGTAAGAAACTAGGAACATGGAGGTTGGAAGACGCTACGTTATATGTCACCTTAGAACCATGTCCGATGTGTGCAGGTGCTATTGTATTATCAAGAGTGAAAAGAGTTGTGTTTGGCGCTTATGATCCTAAAGGTGGCTGCGCTGGAACATTGTTAAATTTATTAGAGTTTGAAAAGTTTAATCATCAAGCAGAAGTAGTAGGAGGTATGCTAGAAGAAGAATGCGGGAGCCTCTTAACGACTTTTTTTCGTGAGTTACGTCAACGAAAAAAGGCTGGAAAATAG
- a CDS encoding YaaC family protein, translated as MHKFNDVWTSYNLFFSVPFVQDFLKKRYQKLNYSDAEQHSFKNSYPFIYYLEHSKNYYQVAAQSPVSVQPVLLFYGMSQLLKACLLTQNPVYPENTAVLAHGVSTRKRKKQSYDFLDDEVKIQKSGLFSQVGEELFHVKQLEGSKYTMNYLLSCVPELDTLFLNLGTRPSSHLTTIGSLPATSLPIPEQVTRCYHMNHERLYSFLKERSHLSLSLSEDQVCILDPSSCLYNCSPFMYNFQANTLHAPLEKDSCLYFPEMLAHYLLLYNLSMISRYETEWWYELLHTYSSKDYPFILRFLEVTAQKIPYLISCYLNEHTKKD; from the coding sequence TTGCATAAATTTAATGATGTTTGGACGTCCTACAATTTATTTTTCTCCGTTCCTTTTGTACAAGACTTTTTAAAAAAGCGCTATCAAAAATTGAATTATAGCGATGCAGAGCAACATAGTTTTAAAAACAGTTACCCATTTATTTATTATTTGGAACACAGTAAAAATTATTATCAAGTTGCGGCACAATCTCCTGTATCAGTTCAACCCGTTTTATTATTTTATGGAATGTCACAGCTGTTAAAAGCTTGTTTGTTAACGCAAAACCCCGTATATCCCGAAAATACGGCGGTGTTAGCACATGGAGTATCAACACGAAAAAGAAAAAAACAAAGTTATGATTTTTTAGATGATGAAGTTAAGATTCAAAAAAGCGGTTTATTTTCACAAGTAGGAGAAGAATTGTTTCATGTGAAACAACTAGAAGGTAGTAAATATACAATGAATTATCTGTTGTCTTGTGTACCTGAATTAGATACATTATTTTTAAACTTGGGCACGAGGCCATCTTCCCATTTAACAACTATTGGATCGCTTCCAGCTACCTCTTTGCCTATTCCTGAACAAGTTACACGGTGTTATCATATGAATCACGAAAGACTCTATTCTTTTTTAAAAGAGCGTTCCCATCTATCATTGTCTTTGTCAGAAGATCAGGTATGTATTCTTGACCCTTCAAGCTGTTTATATAATTGTTCACCTTTTATGTACAATTTCCAAGCTAACACGTTGCATGCACCGTTGGAAAAAGATAGCTGCTTATATTTCCCTGAGATGTTGGCACATTACTTATTACTTTATAATTTAAGTATGATTTCACGTTATGAAACAGAGTGGTGGTATGAATTATTGCATACATACTCTTCGAAAGATTATCCATTTATCTTGAGGTTCCTTGAGGTTACAGCTCAAAAGATTCCTTACTTAATTTCTTGTTACTTAAATGAACACACAAAAAAAGACTAG
- the pdxS gene encoding pyridoxal 5'-phosphate synthase lyase subunit PdxS — protein sequence MNNITGTDRVKRGMAEMQKGGVIMDVINAEQAKIAEAAGAVAVMALERVPADIRAAGGVSRMADPTIVEEVMNAVSIPVMAKARIGHIVEARVLEAMGVDYIDESEVLTPADEEFHLNKNTFTVPFVCGCRDLGEASRRIAEGAAMLRTKGEPGTGNIVEAVRHMRQVNAQVRKVVGMDEDELMTEAKLLGAPYELLLQIKREGRLPVVNFAAGGVATPADAALMMQLGADGVFVGSGIFKSDNPEKFARAIVEATTHYQDYELIANLSKGLGSAMKGIEISSLLPENRMQERGW from the coding sequence ATGAATAACATTACAGGTACTGATCGTGTAAAACGAGGAATGGCGGAAATGCAAAAAGGTGGCGTTATCATGGACGTGATCAACGCAGAGCAAGCAAAAATTGCAGAAGCAGCAGGCGCTGTTGCCGTTATGGCATTAGAGCGTGTTCCAGCTGATATCCGTGCAGCAGGCGGCGTGTCTCGTATGGCAGACCCAACAATTGTTGAAGAAGTGATGAATGCTGTGTCCATTCCAGTTATGGCAAAAGCTCGTATTGGCCATATTGTTGAAGCACGCGTGCTAGAAGCGATGGGTGTAGACTACATCGATGAAAGTGAAGTGTTGACTCCAGCTGATGAGGAGTTTCATTTAAATAAAAATACATTTACGGTTCCATTTGTGTGCGGTTGTCGTGATCTTGGTGAAGCATCCCGCCGTATTGCTGAAGGAGCTGCAATGCTTCGTACAAAAGGCGAACCAGGGACAGGAAACATCGTGGAAGCAGTGCGTCATATGCGCCAAGTAAACGCTCAAGTACGTAAAGTTGTGGGCATGGACGAAGATGAGTTAATGACAGAGGCAAAACTATTAGGCGCGCCTTATGAGTTATTACTGCAAATTAAACGTGAAGGTCGCCTACCGGTTGTAAACTTTGCAGCGGGCGGTGTAGCAACACCAGCAGACGCAGCGTTAATGATGCAGCTTGGAGCAGACGGTGTGTTCGTTGGTTCAGGAATCTTTAAATCCGACAACCCTGAAAAATTTGCTCGAGCAATCGTTGAGGCAACAACGCATTATCAAGATTATGAACTCATTGCAAACTTGTCAAAAGGATTAGGAAGTGCAATGAAAGGAATTGAAATTTCATCATTACTACCAGAAAACCGCATGCAAGAGCGTGGATGGTAA
- the serS gene encoding serine--tRNA ligase, giving the protein MLDLKFLRANFNEVKEKLKFRGEDLTDLGRFEELDAKRRELIAQTEELKSKRNEVSQQIAQLKREKQDADHLIVEMREVGDRVKQLDEELRSVEEELELLLLSIPNVPHESTPVGETEDDNVEVRKWGEIKQFDFEPKPHWDLGTDLNILDFERASKVTGSRFVFYKGLGARLERALINFMMDLHMDEHGYEEILPPYMVNRTSMTGTGQLPKFEEDAFKIKEEDYFLIPTAEVPVTNLHRDEILSGDQLPIAYTAYSACFRSEAGSAGRDTRGLIRQHQFNKVELVRFVKPEDSYDELEKLTGHAEKVLQLLGLPYRVLSMCTADLGFTAAKKYDIEVWIPSYETYREISSCSNFESFQARRANIRFRRDTKAKPEHVHTLNGSGLAIGRTVAAILENYQQEDGSIQIPEVLRPYMGNKEVISK; this is encoded by the coding sequence ATGTTAGATTTAAAATTTTTACGTGCTAATTTTAATGAAGTAAAAGAAAAGCTCAAGTTTCGTGGTGAGGACTTAACGGACTTAGGTCGCTTTGAAGAGTTAGATGCAAAACGCCGTGAGCTAATTGCTCAAACAGAAGAGTTAAAAAGCAAGCGAAATGAAGTATCACAGCAAATTGCACAATTGAAACGTGAAAAACAAGATGCTGATCATTTAATCGTTGAAATGCGTGAAGTAGGAGACCGCGTAAAGCAATTGGATGAAGAGCTTCGCAGCGTTGAAGAAGAGTTAGAGCTATTGCTGCTTTCAATTCCTAACGTTCCACATGAAAGTACGCCTGTAGGTGAAACTGAAGATGATAACGTAGAAGTTCGCAAATGGGGAGAAATTAAACAATTTGATTTTGAACCAAAACCGCACTGGGATTTAGGAACAGATTTAAATATTTTAGATTTTGAAAGAGCTTCGAAAGTAACGGGAAGCCGCTTTGTATTTTATAAAGGGTTAGGTGCAAGATTAGAACGTGCTCTTATTAACTTTATGATGGATTTACATATGGATGAGCATGGTTATGAAGAAATCCTTCCTCCATATATGGTGAATCGTACAAGTATGACAGGAACAGGGCAGCTTCCTAAATTTGAAGAAGATGCATTTAAAATTAAAGAAGAAGATTATTTCTTAATTCCTACAGCTGAAGTACCAGTTACAAATTTACATCGTGATGAAATTTTAAGCGGAGATCAGCTTCCAATTGCTTATACAGCGTATAGTGCTTGCTTCCGCTCAGAAGCAGGCTCTGCAGGAAGAGATACACGTGGGCTTATTCGTCAGCATCAGTTTAATAAAGTAGAACTTGTTCGCTTTGTTAAGCCAGAAGATTCTTATGATGAATTAGAAAAATTAACGGGCCATGCTGAAAAGGTTCTTCAACTATTAGGTTTACCTTACCGAGTTCTAAGCATGTGTACAGCTGACTTAGGTTTCACAGCAGCCAAAAAGTATGATATTGAAGTTTGGATTCCAAGTTATGAAACTTATCGTGAAATTTCTTCTTGTTCAAACTTTGAAAGCTTCCAAGCTCGCCGTGCTAATATTCGCTTCCGCCGTGATACAAAAGCAAAACCAGAACATGTTCATACACTAAATGGTTCTGGCTTAGCAATTGGCCGTACGGTAGCTGCAATTTTAGAAAACTACCAGCAGGAAGATGGATCAATTCAAATTCCAGAAGTGCTGCGTCCATATATGGGAAATAAAGAAGTTATTTCTAAATAA
- a CDS encoding deoxynucleoside kinase: MQGTPFISVEGPIGVGKTSLAKEIAQAFQFEILKEIVDENPFLGKFYENIDEWSFQTEMFFLCNRYKQLEDIQKGFLSYKKPVVADYHIMKNMIFAEQTLKDEQYKKYVQIFHILTADMPAPNIIIYLNASLDTLLKRIKMRGREIERNIDPHYLARLSDDYEKAMTAFEQKNPDVTILRYNGDEIDFVQNKQHLNRILSEVQESMLKRSI, from the coding sequence ATGCAAGGCACACCTTTTATTTCAGTAGAAGGACCCATCGGTGTCGGAAAAACCTCTCTAGCTAAAGAGATTGCACAAGCATTTCAGTTCGAAATTTTAAAAGAAATCGTAGATGAAAATCCATTTCTCGGGAAATTTTATGAGAATATCGACGAGTGGAGTTTTCAAACCGAAATGTTTTTTCTATGTAATCGATATAAGCAGTTAGAGGATATTCAAAAAGGGTTCTTATCTTATAAAAAACCTGTTGTAGCAGATTATCATATTATGAAAAACATGATTTTCGCTGAGCAAACGTTAAAAGATGAACAGTATAAAAAATATGTACAAATCTTCCACATCTTAACGGCTGATATGCCGGCTCCGAACATTATTATTTATTTAAATGCCAGTTTAGATACCTTGCTAAAGCGTATTAAAATGCGTGGAAGAGAAATTGAACGAAACATCGATCCTCACTACCTTGCGAGACTAAGTGATGATTATGAAAAAGCTATGACGGCATTTGAACAAAAGAACCCTGACGTAACCATTTTACGTTATAACGGTGATGAAATAGATTTTGTACAAAATAAACAACACTTAAATAGAATCTTATCAGAGGTTCAAGAGAGTATGTTGAAAAGGAGTATATAA
- a CDS encoding deoxynucleoside kinase: MVNLRSKYNIPNDAVLTIAGTVGVGKSTMTQSLADALQFRTSFEKVDSNPYLDKFYGDFERWSFHLQVYFLAERFKEQKKIFEYGGGFIQDRSIYEDTGIFAKMHFEKGTMSKVDYETYTSLFDAMVMTPYFPHPDLLIYLEGSFEDIVDRIQERGRPMEQQTPLDYWKEMHARYEEWINNFTACPILRLDIREYDLLKDPDSIESIVEKVARFLQHNEKLKRRQL, translated from the coding sequence ATGGTAAACTTACGATCGAAATACAACATTCCTAATGATGCTGTGTTGACGATAGCTGGTACAGTTGGAGTTGGGAAATCTACGATGACTCAATCATTGGCTGATGCTCTCCAATTTCGCACATCGTTTGAAAAAGTAGATTCCAACCCTTACCTGGACAAATTTTATGGGGATTTTGAACGCTGGAGCTTTCACCTACAGGTATATTTTTTAGCGGAACGCTTTAAAGAACAAAAGAAGATTTTCGAGTATGGCGGCGGCTTTATCCAAGACAGATCCATTTACGAAGATACCGGTATCTTTGCTAAGATGCATTTTGAAAAGGGAACAATGTCTAAAGTAGACTATGAGACATATACAAGCTTGTTCGATGCAATGGTTATGACTCCATACTTCCCTCATCCAGATCTGCTCATTTATTTGGAAGGCAGCTTCGAAGATATTGTAGATCGCATTCAAGAAAGAGGGCGACCAATGGAACAACAAACGCCTCTTGATTATTGGAAAGAGATGCACGCCCGATATGAAGAATGGATTAATAACTTTACGGCTTGTCCTATTCTCCGTTTAGATATTAGAGAATACGACCTTCTCAAGGATCCTGATTCAATTGAATCAATTGTTGAAAAAGTGGCTCGCTTTTTACAACATAATGAAAAGTTAAAACGTCGTCAGCTATAA
- a CDS encoding glycoside hydrolase family 18 protein, with protein sequence MQIYTVKAGDSIYSIAKQFRIDAGKIIRANELPNPNQLVIGQSMVIPINGTYYTVKAGDTIWKIGRKLGVSYQAIANANNVSVTAPLTPGRRILIPPSPNKRNGEFLGYVETSNRKITPQTEKMINQNAKYLTYLGPANFEVQKDGSLKAPPLNNLGSIAKENDVIFLMVLANIENGAFSDEVGRAILTNKDVQDTLLNNIVKTAKEQNFRDIHFDFEFLRPADKEAYIAFLQKAKKRLQDEQLLMSVALAPKTSRDQKGKWYEAHDYKAIGEIANFVVPMTYEWGYSGGPPMAVSPIGPVRDVLEYAVSEIPSSKIIMGQNLYGYDWTLPYKPGGEYAKAISPQRAIELAARYKVAIQYDNKAQAPFFRYKDEQQRTHEVWFEDARSIQAKFDLIKELKLRGMAYWKLGLDFPQNWLLIEDNFKITKRVTQP encoded by the coding sequence ATGCAAATTTACACTGTTAAAGCAGGTGACAGTATATATAGTATTGCAAAACAGTTCCGGATTGACGCAGGAAAGATTATAAGAGCAAATGAATTACCTAATCCAAATCAACTCGTCATCGGGCAATCTATGGTTATTCCCATCAACGGTACTTACTACACAGTAAAAGCTGGGGACACTATATGGAAAATAGGACGAAAATTAGGCGTTAGCTATCAGGCTATTGCCAATGCGAACAATGTTTCAGTTACAGCACCCTTAACACCTGGCCGCCGCATCTTAATTCCCCCTTCCCCAAACAAAAGAAACGGTGAGTTTTTAGGGTATGTTGAAACAAGCAATCGAAAAATCACCCCTCAAACAGAGAAAATGATTAATCAAAATGCAAAATACCTTACTTATCTCGGACCAGCGAACTTCGAAGTGCAAAAAGACGGTTCTCTAAAGGCACCTCCACTTAACAATTTAGGTTCTATTGCTAAAGAAAATGACGTCATCTTCTTAATGGTATTGGCTAATATTGAAAACGGTGCATTCAGTGATGAAGTCGGCCGAGCAATTTTAACTAATAAAGACGTTCAAGATACGCTCTTAAATAATATTGTAAAAACAGCGAAAGAACAAAATTTCAGAGACATTCACTTTGACTTCGAATTTTTGCGTCCGGCAGATAAAGAAGCCTATATTGCATTCTTACAGAAAGCAAAAAAGCGTCTTCAAGATGAGCAACTTCTCATGTCTGTGGCTTTAGCTCCGAAGACAAGTCGAGATCAAAAAGGCAAATGGTATGAAGCACATGATTATAAAGCCATTGGAGAGATTGCTAACTTCGTTGTTCCAATGACATATGAATGGGGATATAGCGGTGGGCCTCCTATGGCCGTCTCTCCTATTGGTCCCGTACGTGATGTTTTAGAATATGCAGTATCTGAAATACCTAGTTCAAAAATTATCATGGGCCAAAACCTATACGGTTACGATTGGACACTGCCTTACAAACCAGGAGGAGAATATGCCAAAGCCATTAGTCCTCAACGAGCTATTGAGTTGGCAGCTCGTTATAAAGTAGCTATTCAATACGACAATAAAGCACAAGCTCCTTTCTTCCGGTATAAAGATGAACAGCAGCGCACTCACGAAGTATGGTTTGAAGACGCTAGGTCTATTCAGGCCAAGTTTGATTTAATCAAAGAATTAAAACTTAGAGGAATGGCCTACTGGAAACTAGGCTTAGATTTCCCGCAAAACTGGCTCTTGATTGAAGACAACTTCAAAATTACAAAAAGAGTGACACAGCCATAA
- the guaB gene encoding IMP dehydrogenase, with the protein MWESKFSKEGLTFDDVLLVPAKSEVLPKDVDMSVELTKTLKLKVPFISAGMDTVTEAEMAIAMARQGGLGIIHKNMSIEQQAEQVDKVKRSESGVITDPFFLTPENQVFAAEHLMGKYRISGVPIVNNEEEQKLVGILTNRDLRFIQDYSMQIADVMTKEELVTAPVGTTLEEAEKILQQYKIEKLPLVDDNGVLKGLITIKDIEKVIEFPNAAKDQQGRLLVGAAVGVTADSNVRIEKLVQAGVDVIVIDTAHGHSQGVLDTVRSIREAYPELNIIAGNVATAEGTKALIEAGANVVKVGIGPGSICTTRVVAGVGVPQITAVYDCATEARKHGVAIIADGGIKYSGDIVKALAAGGHTVMLGSLLAGTTESPGETEIYQGRRFKVYRGMGSVGAMEKGSKDRYFQEDNKKLVPEGIEGRLPYKGPVADTLYQMIGGLRAGMGYCGSANLEALREQAQFIRMTGAGLRESHPHDVQITKESPNYSMR; encoded by the coding sequence ATGTGGGAAAGCAAATTTTCTAAAGAAGGCTTAACATTTGATGACGTTTTACTGGTGCCAGCAAAATCTGAGGTACTACCTAAAGACGTTGATATGAGTGTTGAACTAACAAAAACATTAAAATTAAAGGTGCCGTTCATCAGTGCAGGAATGGATACAGTTACAGAAGCTGAAATGGCTATTGCGATGGCTAGACAAGGTGGTTTGGGTATCATTCACAAAAACATGTCGATTGAACAGCAAGCAGAACAAGTTGATAAAGTAAAACGTTCTGAAAGTGGTGTTATCACGGATCCTTTCTTTTTAACTCCTGAAAACCAAGTATTTGCTGCTGAACACTTAATGGGCAAATATCGTATCTCAGGTGTGCCGATTGTCAACAACGAAGAAGAACAAAAACTAGTTGGAATCCTTACAAACCGTGACTTGCGTTTCATCCAAGATTATTCAATGCAAATTGCTGATGTAATGACAAAAGAAGAATTAGTTACTGCTCCAGTAGGAACGACTTTAGAAGAAGCAGAGAAAATTCTACAGCAATACAAAATTGAAAAGTTACCTCTTGTAGATGACAATGGCGTATTAAAAGGCCTTATCACAATTAAAGACATTGAAAAAGTAATTGAGTTTCCAAATGCAGCTAAAGATCAACAAGGTCGATTATTAGTTGGAGCAGCTGTTGGCGTAACAGCTGATTCAAATGTTCGTATCGAAAAATTAGTACAAGCTGGCGTTGATGTTATCGTTATTGATACAGCGCATGGACATTCACAAGGCGTTTTAGATACAGTGCGCAGCATTCGCGAGGCATATCCAGAATTAAATATTATCGCTGGTAACGTAGCAACGGCTGAAGGTACAAAAGCATTAATTGAAGCCGGAGCAAACGTAGTAAAAGTAGGAATTGGACCTGGTTCAATTTGTACAACTCGTGTTGTCGCTGGTGTAGGCGTTCCACAAATTACGGCAGTATATGACTGTGCAACTGAAGCTCGTAAGCACGGGGTAGCTATTATTGCAGATGGCGGTATTAAGTACTCTGGAGATATCGTAAAAGCACTTGCAGCTGGTGGACATACAGTAATGCTAGGAAGCCTTCTAGCAGGAACGACAGAAAGCCCTGGCGAAACAGAAATCTACCAAGGAAGACGCTTTAAAGTGTATCGTGGAATGGGCTCTGTGGGAGCTATGGAAAAAGGAAGTAAAGATCGATACTTCCAAGAAGATAATAAAAAATTAGTTCCAGAAGGTATCGAAGGCCGTTTGCCTTACAAAGGACCTGTAGCAGATACTTTATATCAAATGATTGGTGGTTTACGCGCAGGAATGGGTTACTGTGGTTCAGCTAACTTAGAAGCGTTACGTGAACAGGCACAATTCATCCGTATGACTGGAGCAGGCTTAAGAGAAAGTCACCCACATGATGTACAAATTACAAAAGAATCTCCTAACTATTCTATGAGATAA